A genomic window from Brassica oleracea var. oleracea cultivar TO1000 chromosome C8, BOL, whole genome shotgun sequence includes:
- the LOC106311612 gene encoding uncharacterized protein LOC106311612 isoform X2, which produces MQRIVDNALAVTKESVKTLTYESLNNIARSINGVSALLLTLLPGKAGVLEGLHGWELRPTLRAPRLPRWMHNGVSSFNHFIHELSVDSDASSLDYSSGEDSDDAMSTPPPSPLSQTSLRSWATLPANYESHWTEWITLILWWVLLPSRIFLWVPLHLLGLFSRHSPRPYFSKAVPGKEHHVPNRTTDRRRGVIEDRQLGIEIFIDATFDFFHKAAHLLLSPSEAFGIVLSWFSSSSQCHSPEGNYDDVLDDETLGDNYSSSPTERTTTSLYNTDTRTCQDVITELGYPYEAIRVVTSDGYGLLLERIPRRDARKAVFLQHGVLDSSMGWVSNGVVGSPAFAAYHQGYDVYLGNFRGLVSRDHVNKNISSKDFWSYSINEHAREDIPAMIEKIHEIKTSELRLYQPNIEEVANEEQPYKLCVLSHSLGGAAVLMYVITSRIEEKPHRLSRLILLSPAGFHEDSNLCFTLIEHTFLLLGPVLSRIVPAFYIPTRFFRMLLNKLARDFHNYPAVGGLVQTLMSYVVGGDSSNWLGVMGLPHYNMNDMPAVSFRVALHLAQIKRSSKFKMFDYGSVKANIEVYGSPEPLDLGEFYGLIDVPVDLVAGKKDKVIRPSMVRKHYRVMRETGVVDASYNEFEYAHLDFTFSHREELLAYVMSRLLLVEPTQTQPVHKKGMKLKKKIETSRL; this is translated from the exons ATGCAGAGGATTGTCGACAATGCTCTCGCCGTTACGAAAGA GTCAGTAAAAACTTTGACTTATGAGTCTTTGAACAACATTGCAAGATCCATAAACGGAGTTTCTGCACTTCTCTTGACTCTTCTTCCCGGGAAAGCCGGTGTTCTCGAAGGTCTTCATGGTTGGGAACTAAGGCCTACCTTACGTGCACCTCGTTTACCACGCTGGATGCACAA TGGAGTCTCTTCTTTCAACCACTTCATCCACGAGCTCTCTGTTGATTCCGACGCTTCTAGCTTGGACTACTCATCTGGAGAAGATAGTGATGATGCTATGTCCACTCCTCCTCCATCACCGTTATCTCAAACCTCGCTCCGCTCTTGGGCTACCCTTCCTGCGAATTACGAAAGCCATTGGACAGAATGGATAACGCTCATACTCTGGTGGGTTTTGCTACCCTCCCGGATCTTTCTATGGGTACCGTTACATCTCTTAGGCCTCTTTAGCA GACACTCTCCTAGGCCTTACTTTAGCAAAGCTGTCCCAGGGAAAGAGCACCATGTCCCTAACCGAACTACTGATAGAAGACGCGGAGTCATTGAG GATCGTCAGCTTGGTATTGAGATCTTTATAGACGCTACTTTTGATTTCTTTCACAAGGCGGCGCATCTTCTTCTTTCTCCATCAGAAGCCTTTGGGATAGTGTTATCATGGTTCTCTTCCTCCAGTCAGTGTCACAGCCCTGAAGGAAACTATGACGATGTTTTGGATGATGAAACTCTAGGAGACAACTATTCATCATCCCCTACGGAGAGAACTACAACGAGCTTGTACAATACAGATACCCGGACTTGTCAAGATGTTATAACAGAGCTTGG GTATCCATATGAAGCTATACGTGTTGTTACATCTGATGGATATGGTCTTCTCTTGGAAAGGATACCAAG ACGAGATGCTAGGAAAGCTGTTTTCTTGCAGCATGGTGTTTTGGATTCTTCAATGGG ATGGGTATCAAATGGAGTTGTTGGCTCTCCGGCTTTTGCTGCTTATCATCAAG GCTACGATGTTTACCTAGGGAACTTCCGCGGTTTAGTTTCAAGAGATCATGTGAACAAAAACATTTCATCAAAAGA TTTCTGGAGCTACTCCATCAATGAGCATGCGAGAGAGGACATCCCCGCAATGATAGAGAAGATTCACGAAATCAAGACTTCGGAACTGAGACTCTACCAGCCTAACATAGAAGAGGTAGCGAACGAGGAGCAGCCTTACAAGCTCTGCGTTCTCTCTCACAGTCTAGGTGGTGCTGCTGTTCTGATGTATGTAATCACCAGTAGAATCGAAGAGAAACCGCACAGACTCTCTAGACTGATCCTTCTCTCTCCTGCTGGGTTTCACGAAGACTCCAACCTGTGTTTCACGTTGATAGAGCACACGTTCCTTCTCTTGGGACCGGTGCTATCCAGGATTGTTCCTGCTTTCTACATCCCCACTAGATTCTTCCGGATGCTTCTCAACAAGTTAGCTAGAGACTTCCACAACTATCCTGCCGTTGGTGGACTGGTCCAGACGTTGATGAGTTATGTAGTCGGTGGAGATAGCTCGAACTGGCTTGGAGTCATGGGTTTGCCTCACTATAACATGAACGATATGCCGGCTGTTTCCTTCCGTGTGGCTCTGCATCTTGCTCAGATAAAACGTAGCAGCAAGTTCAAAATGTTTGATTACGGTAGCGTTAAGGCTAATATAGAGGTTTACGGGTCTCCCGAGCCGCTGGATCTTGGAGAGTTCTACGGGTTGATTGATGTCCCTGTGGATTTAGTAGCTGGGAAGAAAGATAAAGTGATTAGACCTTCAATGGTTAGGAAACACTACAGGGTGATGAGAGAAACAGGTGTTGTTGATGCTTCTTACAATGAGTTTGAGTATGCTCATTTGGATTTTACCTTCTCTCACCGTGAAGAGCTTTTGGCTTATGTGATGTCGAGGTTGCTGTTGGTGGAGCCGACACAGACTCAACCTGTTCATAAGAA
- the LOC106311612 gene encoding uncharacterized protein LOC106311612 isoform X1, producing MQRIVDNALAVTKESVKTLTYESLNNIARSINGVSALLLTLLPGKAGVLEGLHGWELRPTLRAPRLPRWMHNGVSSFNHFIHELSVDSDASSLDYSSGEDSDDAMSTPPPSPLSQTSLRSWATLPANYESHWTEWITLILWWVLLPSRIFLWVPLHLLGLFSRRDSRLSSPVSRHSPRPYFSKAVPGKEHHVPNRTTDRRRGVIEDRQLGIEIFIDATFDFFHKAAHLLLSPSEAFGIVLSWFSSSSQCHSPEGNYDDVLDDETLGDNYSSSPTERTTTSLYNTDTRTCQDVITELGYPYEAIRVVTSDGYGLLLERIPRRDARKAVFLQHGVLDSSMGWVSNGVVGSPAFAAYHQGYDVYLGNFRGLVSRDHVNKNISSKDFWSYSINEHAREDIPAMIEKIHEIKTSELRLYQPNIEEVANEEQPYKLCVLSHSLGGAAVLMYVITSRIEEKPHRLSRLILLSPAGFHEDSNLCFTLIEHTFLLLGPVLSRIVPAFYIPTRFFRMLLNKLARDFHNYPAVGGLVQTLMSYVVGGDSSNWLGVMGLPHYNMNDMPAVSFRVALHLAQIKRSSKFKMFDYGSVKANIEVYGSPEPLDLGEFYGLIDVPVDLVAGKKDKVIRPSMVRKHYRVMRETGVVDASYNEFEYAHLDFTFSHREELLAYVMSRLLLVEPTQTQPVHKKGMKLKKKIETSRL from the exons ATGCAGAGGATTGTCGACAATGCTCTCGCCGTTACGAAAGA GTCAGTAAAAACTTTGACTTATGAGTCTTTGAACAACATTGCAAGATCCATAAACGGAGTTTCTGCACTTCTCTTGACTCTTCTTCCCGGGAAAGCCGGTGTTCTCGAAGGTCTTCATGGTTGGGAACTAAGGCCTACCTTACGTGCACCTCGTTTACCACGCTGGATGCACAA TGGAGTCTCTTCTTTCAACCACTTCATCCACGAGCTCTCTGTTGATTCCGACGCTTCTAGCTTGGACTACTCATCTGGAGAAGATAGTGATGATGCTATGTCCACTCCTCCTCCATCACCGTTATCTCAAACCTCGCTCCGCTCTTGGGCTACCCTTCCTGCGAATTACGAAAGCCATTGGACAGAATGGATAACGCTCATACTCTGGTGGGTTTTGCTACCCTCCCGGATCTTTCTATGGGTACCGTTACATCTCTTAGGCCTCTTTAGCAGACGAGACTCAAGACTGTCGTCTCCTGTGAGCCGACACTCTCCTAGGCCTTACTTTAGCAAAGCTGTCCCAGGGAAAGAGCACCATGTCCCTAACCGAACTACTGATAGAAGACGCGGAGTCATTGAG GATCGTCAGCTTGGTATTGAGATCTTTATAGACGCTACTTTTGATTTCTTTCACAAGGCGGCGCATCTTCTTCTTTCTCCATCAGAAGCCTTTGGGATAGTGTTATCATGGTTCTCTTCCTCCAGTCAGTGTCACAGCCCTGAAGGAAACTATGACGATGTTTTGGATGATGAAACTCTAGGAGACAACTATTCATCATCCCCTACGGAGAGAACTACAACGAGCTTGTACAATACAGATACCCGGACTTGTCAAGATGTTATAACAGAGCTTGG GTATCCATATGAAGCTATACGTGTTGTTACATCTGATGGATATGGTCTTCTCTTGGAAAGGATACCAAG ACGAGATGCTAGGAAAGCTGTTTTCTTGCAGCATGGTGTTTTGGATTCTTCAATGGG ATGGGTATCAAATGGAGTTGTTGGCTCTCCGGCTTTTGCTGCTTATCATCAAG GCTACGATGTTTACCTAGGGAACTTCCGCGGTTTAGTTTCAAGAGATCATGTGAACAAAAACATTTCATCAAAAGA TTTCTGGAGCTACTCCATCAATGAGCATGCGAGAGAGGACATCCCCGCAATGATAGAGAAGATTCACGAAATCAAGACTTCGGAACTGAGACTCTACCAGCCTAACATAGAAGAGGTAGCGAACGAGGAGCAGCCTTACAAGCTCTGCGTTCTCTCTCACAGTCTAGGTGGTGCTGCTGTTCTGATGTATGTAATCACCAGTAGAATCGAAGAGAAACCGCACAGACTCTCTAGACTGATCCTTCTCTCTCCTGCTGGGTTTCACGAAGACTCCAACCTGTGTTTCACGTTGATAGAGCACACGTTCCTTCTCTTGGGACCGGTGCTATCCAGGATTGTTCCTGCTTTCTACATCCCCACTAGATTCTTCCGGATGCTTCTCAACAAGTTAGCTAGAGACTTCCACAACTATCCTGCCGTTGGTGGACTGGTCCAGACGTTGATGAGTTATGTAGTCGGTGGAGATAGCTCGAACTGGCTTGGAGTCATGGGTTTGCCTCACTATAACATGAACGATATGCCGGCTGTTTCCTTCCGTGTGGCTCTGCATCTTGCTCAGATAAAACGTAGCAGCAAGTTCAAAATGTTTGATTACGGTAGCGTTAAGGCTAATATAGAGGTTTACGGGTCTCCCGAGCCGCTGGATCTTGGAGAGTTCTACGGGTTGATTGATGTCCCTGTGGATTTAGTAGCTGGGAAGAAAGATAAAGTGATTAGACCTTCAATGGTTAGGAAACACTACAGGGTGATGAGAGAAACAGGTGTTGTTGATGCTTCTTACAATGAGTTTGAGTATGCTCATTTGGATTTTACCTTCTCTCACCGTGAAGAGCTTTTGGCTTATGTGATGTCGAGGTTGCTGTTGGTGGAGCCGACACAGACTCAACCTGTTCATAAGAA